The genome window ATGGCAGAAGCCAACCGCGTTTACGCCAAAGCCATCGTGCAATACAGCGACGCGATGAAAGCACACGATATGTTTACCCTAGCCGATGAAACCTCGGTGTTGCACACCGCCACCGACACCGAAAAAGCGTTGAAATATTTGCAAGGGCAGCCTGAAAAAGGGCACGCATCTTCCGCTCCTGCTAAATAATCCTAAGGCAGCCTGAAAACGGTATTTCTCGTTTTCAGGCTGCCTTTTTATTCCCATGATTGCATGGAGTAGACCGCAAACATTCCATGCGCCCCCACCGCACACACCATGACATGACACACCACACCCACGCATGGGCAAACATCCCCACCCTTGCCCAAATCCAAAGCCACCTTGCCGCGCATCCCGATAGCCGACACCTTATCTTCTGCCTGCCCGCCAACCACGTTATCCCCCAATGGCAGCCTGAAAACGAGCAACAGCAACCCCTTGCCCAAGCATGGCAAGAAGCCACCCGCTGCTTGGCGCACGATGCCGTGAACTACATCCGCCAATGGCAGCCTGAAACCGACCTGTGGCTGCTGCCGCCCTACGCCGCCCGCCATCTGCACGAACACTTCCCCCAGCCCGAAAACATCATCTGGCACACTCCGCCCGTCGCCCAACAGCCCGCGCCGCCGCGCCAAGCATGGCAACAGCCCCCCACAAGGCAGTCTGAAACAAATACAACCGCCCAGCCCCACGTTCTCATCATCGGCGCAGGCATCGCAGGCGCAGCCACCGCCCACGAATGCGCCACCCGCGGCGCGCGCGTAACCGTGCTAGAAGCCCACGCCCCTGCCCAAGCCGCATCAGGCAACCGGCAAGGGCTGCTCTACGCCAAAATCTCCCCCCACCCCACCGCCCAAACCGAGCTCCTGCTCGCAGGCTACGGCTACACCCGCCGCCTGCTGCAACGCCTGCTCCCCATGCAGCAAAGCTGGGGAGCAAGCGGCGTGCTGCATCTCAACCACAACCCAAGCGAAACCCAGCGCAACGCGCAGCTCGCCCAAAACCAGCATTATCAACACCTCTACCGCCCCGTCTCCCCCGCCCAAGCCAGCCAAATCGCAGGCATCCCCATCGCCCAAAGCGGCTTATATTGGCAACACGGCGCATGGCTCAACCCGCCCGCGCTTATCCACGCCCTACTGCGCCACCCCAACATCACCCTCCACCCCCACACCAAAGCCCAAAGCATCCACCACAGCGGCAACCAATGGCACGTCCACACCCCCAACGGCATCTTTTCAGGCAGCCACATCGTCTTCTGCACAGGCGCAGACAACGCCCACACCCCCATCATCCAACACTATCCCTTCCAAATCATCCGCGGGCAAACCAGCATCGCCCCCGCCACAAAAGGCAGCCTGAAACTGAAAACCGCCCTATCCGCCGCCTCCTACATCTCCCCCGCATGGCAAGGCGAACACTGCTACGGCGCCACCTTCGCCCCCAACAACCCCAGCCGAGATTGGCACGCCGAAGACGAAGCCCGCAACCGCCAAGCCCTCGCCCAACTTTCCCCCTACCTCGCCCAACAGTTTGCCGATTACTACGCCGCCCATCCCATTAGGCAGCCTGAAAACGAATGCAGCGAGTTTCGGCAAAACGTAAACGAACCAAGCCACGACTATTTAGGCAGCCTGAAAACCCAAAGGCAGCCTGAAAACGAGTACAACAAATTTCCACGCAATCAAACCCCATGTAAACCCAATCAAGCCCAAGCCCAGCTATTAAGGCAGCCTGAAAACGAACGCAACGAGTTCCCACAAAAAGGACACACCGCTACCCGCTGCGACTGCCACGACCACCTCCCCGCCGTCGGCGCAATCAGCAACCCCACCGCCCTACGCACCACCTACGCCGCCTACGCCCTAGACAAAAACTACCGCATCGCCACCCCCTGCCCCTACCTGCCCAACGCCTACACCAACACCGCCCACGGCAGCCGCGGGCTTGCCACCGCCCCCCTTTGCGCCGCCGAAATCGCCGCCCAAATCTGCCACACCCCCCGCCCCCTCTCCGAACGCCTGCGCCAAGCCCTCAACCCCAACCGCCTAATTATTCGCCAAATCATCCGCAGCAAAAATCACCCATAACCAAGCCCCAACCATGCCCCACTACTTCCTGCTCAACACCAACCTCGCCCGCCATCCCCAAGACCACCGCTTTATGCTGGATAACCACGTCGCCGCCGCCTTTGAAGACGGCTACAAAGAAAAAATCACCCGCATCAGCCAAGGCGATTACGTCTTCCTCTACGCATCAAAGTGCGGCATCGTCGCCTACGGACGCGCCGACGGCAACGTACAACAAACCGACCACCTCGGCATCCTCAACCAAACGTACTACCAAAAACTAGAACCGTTCATTGCCCTAGAACACGCCCCCATGCCCGCCAGCGAAATCAAAGCCGCGCTCGGGCATTCCATCGCCTTCGTGCAAACCCTCATCCGCCTTGCAGATGGCGAAAAACTGCTGGCGCATTTGCAAAACAGACAACAAAAAGGATAAACCCATCAGGCTTA of Kingella oralis contains these proteins:
- the mnmC gene encoding FAD-dependent 5-carboxymethylaminomethyl-2-thiouridine(34) oxidoreductase MnmC; the encoded protein is MTHHTHAWANIPTLAQIQSHLAAHPDSRHLIFCLPANHVIPQWQPENEQQQPLAQAWQEATRCLAHDAVNYIRQWQPETDLWLLPPYAARHLHEHFPQPENIIWHTPPVAQQPAPPRQAWQQPPTRQSETNTTAQPHVLIIGAGIAGAATAHECATRGARVTVLEAHAPAQAASGNRQGLLYAKISPHPTAQTELLLAGYGYTRRLLQRLLPMQQSWGASGVLHLNHNPSETQRNAQLAQNQHYQHLYRPVSPAQASQIAGIPIAQSGLYWQHGAWLNPPALIHALLRHPNITLHPHTKAQSIHHSGNQWHVHTPNGIFSGSHIVFCTGADNAHTPIIQHYPFQIIRGQTSIAPATKGSLKLKTALSAASYISPAWQGEHCYGATFAPNNPSRDWHAEDEARNRQALAQLSPYLAQQFADYYAAHPIRQPENECSEFRQNVNEPSHDYLGSLKTQRQPENEYNKFPRNQTPCKPNQAQAQLLRQPENERNEFPQKGHTATRCDCHDHLPAVGAISNPTALRTTYAAYALDKNYRIATPCPYLPNAYTNTAHGSRGLATAPLCAAEIAAQICHTPRPLSERLRQALNPNRLIIRQIIRSKNHP